The genomic stretch CCGCGCGAAGCCCTCCCGGGCCTCGGACAGCGGCAGCTCGACGTCGATCTGCGGGCGCACCCCGGTGACCCGGCACATCTGGATCAGGTCGTCGAGCTCCTCGCGGCTGCCCATCGTGGAGCCGACCACCGACAGCTGGGTGAAGAACACCCGGTTCAGCTCGGCGCCCGGGTTGAACCCGGTGGTGGCCCCGCAGACGACGACCACGCCGCCGGGCTTCAGCGACTTGATGCTGTGGCTCCAGGTCGCCTCGCCCACGGTCTCCATCACGCCGTCCACCCGCTCGGGCAGCCGCGCCCCGGACTCGAACGCCTGGTCCGCGCCCAGGGCCAGCGCCGCGGCGCGCTTCTCCTCGCTGCGCCCGGTCACCCACATCCGGTAGCCGGCGGCCGACCCGAGCCGGACCAACGCGGTGGACACCCCGCCGCTCGCGCCCTGCACCAGCACCGTCTGACCGGGCCGCAACCCGGAGCGGACGAACAGCATCCGGTAGGCGGTCAGCCACGCCGTCGGCAGGCAGGCTGCCTCGGCGAAGGAGAGCTCGGCCGGCTTCGGGACGACGTTGCGGCGCGGCACCGCCACCCGTTCGGCCAGCGTGCCCTGGTACCGCTCGGAGAGCAGCGAGCGCTTGGGGTCCATCGTCTCGTCGCCGGTCCAGTCGGGGGAGGAGATGACCGCGTGGACGACGACCTCGTTGCCGTCGGCGTCCACCCCCGCGGCGTCGCAGCCGAGCACCATCGGCATCCGCTCGGCCGGCAGCCCCACACCGCGCAGGCTGAACAGGTCGTGGTGGTTCAGCGAGGCGGCCTTCACCTCGACCGTCGTCCAGTCCTCGGGTACCTCCGGCTCGGGCCGGTCACCGACCTCCAGCACCGAGAGCGGGTCGTCCGGAGCGGGCGTGGAGACGAAGGCAGCGAGCATGCCTGGCAACGTAACCGAGGCGGCCGACGACAGCGACGTGGGTCACGCCGCGTCCTCACCGCACGACGACGGCGAACTCCTGCTGCTCCACGAACTCCCCGATCACCGGTGCGCCGAGCACCTCACCGCCGAGCAGCAGCCCGCCGGAGGTCTGCGCGTCGGCCAGCAGCAGCGCCTCCTCCTCGCCGACGGCGGACAGGTCGGTGTGCGGGCGCACCCAGTCGAGGTTCCGCCGGGTGCCGCCGGAGACGTAGCCCGCGGCGAGCGCCTCGCGCGCGCCGGTCAGGTAGGGGACGGCGGCGGCGTCGACCACCGCGGTCACCCCGCTGGCCCGCGCCATCTTGTACAGGTGGCCGAGCAGGCCGAACCCGGTGACGTCGGTGCCGGCGCGGATCCCGGCGGCGACGGCGGCGCGGGAGGCCTCGGCGTTGAGCGTGGTCATCGCGGCGAGCGCCTCCGCGGACACCTCCCCGGTGGCCTTCATCCGGTTGTTCAGCACGCCGACGCCCAGCGGCTTGGTCAGCGACAGCGGCGTGCCGGCGACCGCGCCGGCGTTGGTGATGATCCGGTCGAGGTCGACCAGCCCGCTGACGGCCATGCCGTACTTGGGCTCCGGGTCGTCGATGGAGTGCCCGCCCCCGACGTGGCAGCCGGCCTGGTGGGCGATCTCCAGGCCGCCGCGCAGCACCTCGGCGGCCAGCTCCGCGGGGAGCACGTCGCGGGGCCAGCCGAGCAGGTTGACCGCCACGACCGGGGTGCCGCCCATGGCGTAGACGTCGGAGAGGGCGTTGGCCGCGGCGATCCGGCCGAAGTCGTAGGCGTCGTCGACCACCGGGGTGAAGAAGTCGGTGGTGAGCACCAGGCCCTGGCCTCCCGGGAGGCGGACGACGGCGGCGTCGTCGCCGTCGTCCAGCCCGACGACGAGCTGCGCGGCGGGGTCGACCGGGCCGGTGGCGGTGAGGCCGGCCACGACGGCCTCGAGCTCGCCGGGCGGGATCTTGCAGGCGCAGCCGCCTCCGTGGGCGAACTGGGTGAGCCGGATCGCAGTGGCGGTCATGCCTGCGAATCTATGCCCGTCGTCACCGGCCTCGCTCGCGGCCCGGCGTAGGGTCCTCCGCGGAGACGTCAGGGTGCCTGGTGGCCCCCGCGGCCTCTAAAGCCGACGTGGCCGAGCAACTCGGTCAGGCGGGTTCGATTCCCGTCCGTCTCCGCCAGCATCCCGCGGGGCCCGGCCCTCCGGGCCGGCCCCGCGGACGCAGCCCGGCGCCACCGCGGCCCGCGGCTGCCCTTCCCGACGGTCCCGCTGTGGCAGTCTCCCGGGGGACGACGGACGGGTGTCCGCCTCCAGGTCCGGAGGGTCGGTGACGGGAGGAGGTGCCGGTGGCCGCCACGCTGCACGACGTGGCCCGGCTGGCGGGGGTCTCCTTCAAGACCGTGAGCAACGTGGTCAACGACTACCCGCACGTCCGCCCGAGCACCCGGCAACGGGTCCAGGCGGCGATCGAGCAGCTCGGGTACCAGCCCAACCTGTCCGCCCGCAGCCTGCGCTCCGGGCGCAGCGACGCGATCAGCCTGGCGGTGCCCGAGCTGCGCCTGCCCTACTTCGCCGAGCTGGCCGACGAGGTGATCCGCGCGGCGGAGCGGCGCGGGCTGGTGGTGCTCATCGAGCAGACCAACCGCGACCGGCGCCGCGAGGTCGACCTGCTGTCCAGCAACCGGCTCCGGATGGTCGACGGGCTGCTGTTCAGCCCGCTCGGGATGGGCGAGGAGGACGCCTCGCTGCTGGAGATCGGCGTCCCGCTGGTGCTGCTCGGGGAGCGGTTGTTCCACCCCGCGGTCGATCACGTGCTGATCCAGAACGTCGAGGCCGCCCGGGGCGCGACGCGTTACCTGATGGACCGGGGCCGCCGGCGCATCGCGGTGGTCGGCTACCACCCCGGTGAGGTCATCGGCTCGGCCGGCCTGCGTTTCCGCGGCTACCGGGAGGCGCTGGAGGAGGCGGGCATCGCCCTGGACGAGCGCCTGCTCGGCGTCGCCGAGCTCTGGCACCGGCACCAGGGGGCCGAGGCCGCGCAGCAGCTGCTGGACTCCGGGGCGGAGTTCGACGCCGTCTTCGCCTTCAACGACACCCTGGCCCTGGGGGCCATGCACGCCCTGCTCGCCGCCGGGCGACGGGTGCCGGAGGACGTCGCCGTCGTCGGCTTCGACAACACCGACGAGGGGCAGTACTCGCAGCCCACGCTGACCACGATCGACCCGGGGCGCGGCGTGATCGCCGACCGTGCGGTCGACGCCCTCACCCGGCGGATCGCCGACCGCGCCCTGCCGGTGCAGCACGTCGAGGTCGGCTGGTCCCTGGTGGAGCGGGAGTCCACGTGACCCGGCCCGGCGGCCGCTGAGGTCCACCGGCGGTTGAGAGCGCTCTCCTCCGCGTGCGTCGGAGAGGGTCTCGCGCGGCCGTGGTCGCGGCTTCATCACGACTGGGTCGCGGGTGCTTGACAGCGTTCGGAGCAGTGAGCACCATCTCCTTTCACAACGTTGTAAAAGTGCTCGGCCGCACACGCCGTTCGTTCCGACCACCCCGCCGCGGCGGCCGCGAACGGCCCGCTCCGGCACCCAGGGCACCCCTCGCTCGCCCGTGCCCTCGCTCCACCGCACCACCCCACGACGACGACGTCAGTGGGCGCCACTTCCGAGAGGGAGCACCGTGAAGAACAGACTCCTCACCGCCGTCATCGGCGCCGGCACCGTGATGGCCTCGCTCGCCGCCTGCGGGGGCGGGGACGGGGGCGGCGGCGACGCCGCCAGCGCGGACGCCGGCAACTGCAGCGTCCCCATCACCAAGACCGAGGCCCCGGTCGTCTCCGTGTGGGCCTGGTACCCCAACATGAAGACGGTCGTGGAGAACTTCAACGAGTCCCACGACGACGTGCAGGTCTGCTGGACCAACGCCGGCCAGGGGGCCGACCAGTACGCCCGCTTCCAGACCGCGGTCTCCGCGGGCACCGGCGCCCCGGACGTCGTGATGCTCGAGACCGACATGGTGCCGGTGTTCTCCCTGCAGGAGGCGCTGGTCGACCTCACCGGG from Modestobacter roseus encodes the following:
- a CDS encoding zinc-binding dehydrogenase, which encodes MLAAFVSTPAPDDPLSVLEVGDRPEPEVPEDWTTVEVKAASLNHHDLFSLRGVGLPAERMPMVLGCDAAGVDADGNEVVVHAVISSPDWTGDETMDPKRSLLSERYQGTLAERVAVPRRNVVPKPAELSFAEAACLPTAWLTAYRMLFVRSGLRPGQTVLVQGASGGVSTALVRLGSAAGYRMWVTGRSEEKRAAALALGADQAFESGARLPERVDGVMETVGEATWSHSIKSLKPGGVVVVCGATTGFNPGAELNRVFFTQLSVVGSTMGSREELDDLIQMCRVTGVRPQIDVELPLSEAREGFARMLEGRTNGKIVFTI
- the selD gene encoding selenide, water dikinase SelD encodes the protein MTATAIRLTQFAHGGGCACKIPPGELEAVVAGLTATGPVDPAAQLVVGLDDGDDAAVVRLPGGQGLVLTTDFFTPVVDDAYDFGRIAAANALSDVYAMGGTPVVAVNLLGWPRDVLPAELAAEVLRGGLEIAHQAGCHVGGGHSIDDPEPKYGMAVSGLVDLDRIITNAGAVAGTPLSLTKPLGVGVLNNRMKATGEVSAEALAAMTTLNAEASRAAVAAGIRAGTDVTGFGLLGHLYKMARASGVTAVVDAAAVPYLTGAREALAAGYVSGGTRRNLDWVRPHTDLSAVGEEEALLLADAQTSGGLLLGGEVLGAPVIGEFVEQQEFAVVVR
- a CDS encoding LacI family DNA-binding transcriptional regulator; translated protein: MAATLHDVARLAGVSFKTVSNVVNDYPHVRPSTRQRVQAAIEQLGYQPNLSARSLRSGRSDAISLAVPELRLPYFAELADEVIRAAERRGLVVLIEQTNRDRRREVDLLSSNRLRMVDGLLFSPLGMGEEDASLLEIGVPLVLLGERLFHPAVDHVLIQNVEAARGATRYLMDRGRRRIAVVGYHPGEVIGSAGLRFRGYREALEEAGIALDERLLGVAELWHRHQGAEAAQQLLDSGAEFDAVFAFNDTLALGAMHALLAAGRRVPEDVAVVGFDNTDEGQYSQPTLTTIDPGRGVIADRAVDALTRRIADRALPVQHVEVGWSLVEREST